One window of Hymenobacter sp. BRD128 genomic DNA carries:
- a CDS encoding DUF5597 domain-containing protein produces MGTRAQSAPPRLVKTGPSTQLLVDGKPFLILGGELGNSSSSSTAYLQPVWPKLQAMHLNTVFAPVYWELLEPTEGRFDFKLVDELLADARRHQLKLVLLWFGAWKNSMSVYAPAWVKTDPSRFPRATDAQGHPQEILTPFSAANLEADKKAFVRLMQHLKQTDSRTHTVLMVQVENEIGMLPEARSYDAAAQAAFAQPVPEPLLTYLQRNSASLRPEFAAQWQRHGAKTQGTWTEVFGPGVATDEIFQAWYYADFTNTLAAAGKAAYPLPMYVNAALNYRADRLPGQYPSAGPLPHLADVWEAGAPSIDILAPDYYNPNFRYWSDLFTRNGRPLFTPEIAFEPGDDAKALYAFGHYNCLSFSPFSIESTDKPAQEPIGKAYDLLQQITPLLTKYQPLGAVRGFLQAKDSAAGHATLGDYRFTVKHDYTLGWAPDAKKPDWPLAGGLIISVAPDEFYVVGNSLVINCEPTAAGKKAGFVSIDEGRFVNGAWVPGRRLNGDQNHQGRHIRLEPGSYAIQHVKLYAY; encoded by the coding sequence TTGGGTACCCGTGCCCAGAGTGCCCCGCCCCGGCTGGTAAAAACCGGCCCGAGTACCCAGTTGCTGGTGGATGGAAAGCCGTTTTTGATACTGGGTGGCGAGCTGGGCAATTCGAGCAGCTCAAGCACGGCCTACCTGCAGCCCGTCTGGCCCAAGCTCCAGGCCATGCACCTCAACACGGTGTTTGCGCCCGTGTACTGGGAATTGCTGGAGCCCACCGAAGGCCGTTTCGATTTCAAGCTGGTGGATGAGCTGCTGGCCGACGCCCGCCGGCACCAACTCAAGCTGGTGCTGCTGTGGTTTGGGGCCTGGAAAAATAGCATGTCGGTGTATGCCCCGGCCTGGGTCAAAACCGACCCTAGCCGCTTTCCGCGCGCCACCGATGCGCAGGGCCACCCCCAGGAAATCCTGACGCCCTTCAGCGCCGCAAACCTGGAAGCTGATAAAAAGGCGTTTGTGCGCCTGATGCAGCATCTCAAGCAAACGGACAGCCGCACCCACACCGTGCTGATGGTGCAGGTCGAAAACGAAATCGGGATGTTGCCCGAGGCCCGCAGCTACGACGCCGCGGCCCAGGCCGCCTTCGCCCAGCCGGTGCCCGAGCCGCTGCTCACTTATTTGCAGCGCAACAGCGCTAGCCTGCGCCCCGAGTTTGCCGCGCAGTGGCAGCGCCACGGTGCCAAAACCCAGGGCACCTGGACCGAGGTTTTCGGCCCCGGCGTGGCCACCGACGAGATTTTTCAAGCCTGGTACTACGCCGACTTTACGAATACCCTAGCCGCCGCTGGCAAAGCCGCCTACCCGCTGCCGATGTACGTGAACGCGGCCCTCAACTACCGCGCCGACCGCCTGCCCGGCCAATACCCCAGCGCTGGCCCGCTGCCCCACCTCGCCGACGTGTGGGAAGCCGGTGCTCCGAGCATCGACATCTTGGCGCCCGACTACTACAACCCGAATTTCCGCTACTGGTCCGACCTGTTTACCCGCAACGGCCGGCCGCTTTTTACCCCCGAAATTGCGTTTGAGCCCGGCGACGACGCCAAGGCGCTCTATGCTTTCGGGCACTACAACTGCCTGTCTTTTTCGCCCTTTTCCATTGAATCGACCGACAAGCCCGCGCAGGAGCCCATCGGCAAAGCCTACGACCTTTTGCAGCAGATAACCCCGCTGCTTACCAAGTACCAGCCGCTAGGGGCCGTGCGCGGCTTCCTGCAAGCCAAAGACTCGGCCGCCGGCCACGCTACCCTCGGCGACTACCGTTTCACGGTGAAGCACGACTACACCCTAGGCTGGGCGCCCGACGCGAAAAAGCCCGACTGGCCGCTGGCCGGTGGCCTCATCATCAGCGTGGCACCCGACGAGTTTTACGTCGTGGGCAACAGCCTCGTTATCAACTGCGAGCCCACGGCGGCCGGCAAAAAGGCCGGCTTCGTCAGCATCGACGAAGGCCGCTTTGTCAACGGCGCCTGGGTGCCCGGCCGCCGCCTCAATGGCGACCAGAACCACCAGGGCCGCCATATTCGCCTCGAACCCGGTAGCTATGCTATTCAACACGTTAAGCTCTATGCCTACTAA
- a CDS encoding RagB/SusD family nutrient uptake outer membrane protein, producing the protein MKKIVLATLGTALVLSATSCNKDILDENPTSVLTPAFLQTSQGVEAGVVGVYSGLRQIYGNDAATFTTEAGTDLWTTGISASSGLSDYDNNALTPSGDGSHSFVWTACYQKINAANGVLQYGPNAQGLSPTRLTQLLAEAKLLRAQYYFVLAQDFGDVPLYTAFIDQPTKDISRAPLADVYTQILKDLTESLATIADKPAQPGRVTRATALHLLAKVYLTRATSSAKQATDYAMAAQYAKELIDNQGRYGLALEADPATVFAEGNENGKEVIFNAQFNNDATFTGLDGFTYVSGENVLNFQYRSRYDKMPNMARDTYNGRPFARHVPTYFLENSYILRDASGNALESGAALRTTDTRYNKWFTTVYTVNAPNANGGSTKAVIGDTSVWYPGRDLTAAQLARIASRTPYPYLVIQPSQYTTEYFPTLNKFDSRNRSSLNGFSTRPNIIYRLAETYLMAAEAYFYLGNSAQAATYLNVVRERAAAAGKKSLMDITAAQVSIDFILDERARELCGEFTRWYDLKRTVTAGGASELLTRIRNTNYAPALRSVTTPGFTKGGVYGSNAAINIKDFHVLRPIPQSEIDRTGGKLTQNPGY; encoded by the coding sequence ATGAAAAAAATAGTATTAGCTACGCTTGGCACGGCACTGGTGCTGTCGGCGACCAGCTGCAACAAGGACATCCTGGACGAGAACCCGACGTCGGTGCTGACGCCCGCGTTCCTGCAAACATCGCAGGGCGTGGAGGCAGGCGTAGTAGGCGTGTACTCGGGCCTACGCCAGATATACGGCAACGACGCGGCCACTTTCACCACCGAGGCGGGCACCGACCTCTGGACCACCGGCATCTCGGCCAGCAGCGGCCTGTCTGACTACGACAACAACGCCCTGACACCCTCGGGCGACGGCTCGCACTCGTTTGTCTGGACGGCGTGCTACCAGAAAATCAACGCCGCCAACGGAGTGCTGCAATATGGCCCCAACGCCCAGGGCCTCTCACCCACGCGCCTGACCCAGCTGCTGGCCGAGGCCAAGCTGCTGCGGGCCCAGTACTACTTTGTGCTGGCGCAGGACTTCGGCGACGTGCCGCTCTACACCGCCTTCATCGACCAGCCCACCAAGGATATCAGCCGTGCCCCGCTGGCCGATGTGTACACCCAGATACTCAAAGACCTGACGGAGTCGCTGGCCACCATCGCCGATAAGCCCGCCCAGCCCGGCCGCGTAACGCGCGCCACGGCCCTGCACCTGCTGGCCAAGGTGTACCTAACCCGCGCCACCTCGTCGGCCAAGCAGGCCACCGACTACGCCATGGCCGCCCAGTACGCCAAAGAACTGATTGATAACCAAGGTCGCTACGGCCTGGCGCTGGAAGCTGACCCGGCTACCGTATTTGCCGAAGGCAACGAGAACGGCAAGGAGGTCATCTTCAATGCCCAGTTTAACAACGACGCCACGTTTACGGGCCTGGATGGCTTCACCTACGTGAGTGGCGAAAACGTGCTGAACTTCCAGTACCGCAGCCGCTACGACAAGATGCCCAACATGGCCCGCGACACGTACAACGGCCGCCCGTTTGCCCGCCACGTACCCACGTACTTCCTCGAAAATTCGTACATCCTGCGCGATGCCAGCGGCAACGCCCTGGAGTCGGGCGCCGCGCTGCGCACAACCGATACGCGCTACAACAAGTGGTTTACGACGGTATACACCGTGAACGCGCCCAATGCCAACGGCGGCAGCACCAAGGCCGTCATCGGCGATACATCGGTCTGGTACCCCGGCCGCGACCTGACGGCGGCGCAGCTCGCGCGCATTGCCAGCCGCACGCCGTATCCGTACCTCGTTATTCAGCCTAGCCAGTACACCACGGAGTACTTCCCGACGCTCAACAAGTTCGACAGCCGCAACCGCTCGTCGCTCAACGGCTTCTCGACCCGGCCCAACATTATTTACCGCCTAGCCGAGACGTACCTGATGGCCGCTGAGGCGTACTTCTACCTTGGTAATAGCGCCCAGGCCGCCACCTACCTCAACGTGGTGCGCGAGCGCGCCGCTGCCGCCGGCAAGAAAAGCCTAATGGATATCACCGCCGCGCAGGTAAGCATCGACTTTATTCTGGATGAGCGCGCCCGTGAGCTGTGCGGCGAGTTTACCCGCTGGTACGACCTGAAGCGTACGGTCACGGCCGGTGGGGCCAGTGAGCTGCTCACGCGCATTCGCAATACCAACTATGCGCCCGCGCTGCGCTCGGTAACGACGCCGGGCTTCACCAAGGGCGGGGTATACGGCTCCAACGCGGCCATCAACATCAAAGACTTCCACGTGCTGCGGCCCATTCCGCAGAGTGAAATTGACCGCACTGGCGGCAAGCTCACCCAAAACCCTGGGTACTAG
- a CDS encoding TonB-dependent receptor: MNTRIPSSSPLKGLKWSRLVPLLLLSGGLAPLVPQAAYAQVAGTHTVTGKITSDNGEGIPGVTVVVKGTTTGATTDANGNYTVTVPNDNSVLVFSSVGFAKQEVAVGKRTNLSQALVPETQALNEVQVVGYGTQKKSQVTGAISSVSDEQLRDVPVANVGQALQGRAAGITVSSNGTAPGQSPTIRIRGSRSLSGSNDPLLVVDGVPFDGSLNDLNPDDITSLEVLKDASSTAIYGARGANGVILITTRRGKSGAARATYAGYYGMKDIYGRFDLMNGEQYYNYKLEAYRTQSPTFDPSNPSFLTQDERNNYAAGKTTDYQSLLFQKGHIQNHTLGVSGGTDITQYSASLGYYDETGIVPVQRFQRYSLRGTLDQQIGKRIKVGVNTLNTFTNANDPNVNVLYQILTTSPLASPTDANGQLVLYPNGDNAGSNPLTLYAPNAHLDRSRRLRSFNSIYGQVNILKGLDYRLNVGLDGRTQADESFYASVTPNNGGGVNTAGRSSSIAYNLLAENLLTYNRNFAEKHDLNVTALYSRQTYHADGFQAQVQNTLADFQLADNLAAGTSRGISNNTQPIDWALESFMGRINYAYDNRYSATLTARVDRSSRLAVGHQTNLFPSAAVAWNIANESFLQGSDWLNTLKLRASLGRVGSTAINPYQTRGALITGIGNGYYNFGTTGAVGVIPSAIPNPLLGWEYTTTTNFGLDFGFFQNRLTGSVEVYQQRTSDLLLPDALPTASGYGSFLRNAGQTQNRGVEISLTTVNVRAKDLGGFEWSTDWNFTVNREKVLSLNLYDASGNLRDDVGNQRFIGQPLYVIYDYRNLGVWQASEADQAKKYGSKVGQIHVDDVNNDGKIDANDRVIVGSRQPKFEAGLTNRFRFKGFDLTVVALTRVGATVVDPYSFGPSYYATNTGRRNQLNFNYYSTGIPASLTPGTPGGVPANPSNDYPEPDQTVRANEWPTYGSTLGYHSGTFIKVRSIDLGYTLPAAWAKAAFMSSTRIYVQVQNPYIWAADKYFQHNKAIDPDALSYSTRFGGGDISGAGITFQGGSNYPVTRAFIVGVNLGF; the protein is encoded by the coding sequence ATGAACACACGCATACCGTCGTCTAGCCCGCTCAAGGGCTTGAAATGGTCGCGGCTGGTGCCGCTGCTCTTGCTAAGCGGGGGCCTGGCTCCCCTGGTGCCGCAGGCTGCCTACGCCCAGGTAGCGGGCACGCACACCGTAACCGGTAAAATCACGTCCGACAACGGCGAGGGCATTCCGGGCGTCACGGTAGTAGTGAAAGGCACCACTACCGGCGCCACCACCGATGCCAACGGTAACTACACCGTAACCGTACCCAACGACAACAGTGTGCTGGTGTTCAGCTCGGTGGGCTTTGCCAAGCAGGAGGTAGCCGTGGGCAAGCGCACCAACCTGAGCCAGGCGCTGGTGCCCGAAACCCAGGCCCTCAACGAGGTGCAGGTAGTGGGCTACGGCACCCAGAAAAAAAGCCAGGTAACGGGCGCCATCTCGAGCGTGAGCGACGAGCAGCTGCGCGACGTGCCGGTGGCCAACGTGGGCCAGGCCCTGCAGGGCCGCGCGGCGGGCATCACGGTATCGAGCAATGGCACGGCACCGGGCCAGTCGCCGACCATCCGCATCCGGGGCAGCCGCTCGCTCTCGGGCTCCAACGACCCGCTGCTGGTGGTAGATGGCGTGCCCTTCGACGGCAGCCTCAACGACCTGAACCCCGACGACATCACTTCGCTCGAAGTGCTGAAGGACGCCAGCTCGACGGCCATCTACGGGGCTAGGGGTGCCAACGGCGTTATCCTCATCACCACCCGCCGCGGCAAGAGCGGCGCGGCCCGCGCCACTTACGCCGGCTACTACGGCATGAAGGATATCTACGGCCGCTTCGACCTGATGAACGGCGAGCAGTACTACAACTACAAGCTCGAAGCCTACCGCACGCAGAGCCCCACGTTCGACCCTAGCAACCCGTCGTTCCTGACCCAGGACGAGCGCAACAACTACGCCGCCGGCAAAACGACCGACTACCAGAGCCTGCTGTTTCAGAAAGGCCATATTCAGAACCACACCCTCGGCGTGAGTGGGGGCACTGATATTACGCAGTATTCGGCTTCGCTGGGCTACTACGATGAAACGGGCATTGTGCCGGTGCAGCGCTTCCAGCGCTACTCGCTGCGCGGCACCCTCGACCAGCAGATTGGCAAGCGCATTAAAGTGGGTGTTAATACGCTCAACACGTTCACCAACGCCAACGACCCGAACGTGAACGTGCTGTACCAGATTCTGACTACCAGCCCCCTGGCTTCGCCCACCGATGCCAATGGCCAGCTGGTGCTCTACCCCAACGGCGACAACGCCGGCTCGAACCCGCTGACGCTGTACGCCCCCAATGCCCACCTCGACCGCAGCCGCCGCCTGCGCTCGTTCAACAGTATCTACGGGCAGGTGAATATTCTCAAGGGCCTCGACTACCGGCTCAACGTGGGCCTCGATGGCCGCACCCAAGCCGATGAGTCGTTCTACGCTTCGGTAACGCCCAACAACGGGGGCGGCGTGAATACGGCCGGCCGCTCGTCGAGCATTGCCTACAACCTGCTGGCCGAGAACCTGCTGACCTACAACCGTAACTTTGCCGAGAAGCACGACCTGAACGTGACGGCGCTCTACAGCCGCCAGACCTACCACGCCGACGGCTTCCAGGCCCAGGTGCAGAATACGCTGGCCGACTTCCAGCTGGCCGACAACCTGGCCGCTGGCACGTCGCGCGGCATTAGCAACAATACGCAGCCCATCGACTGGGCGCTGGAGTCGTTTATGGGCCGTATCAACTACGCCTACGACAACCGCTACTCGGCCACGCTCACGGCGCGCGTCGACCGCTCGTCGCGCCTGGCCGTGGGGCACCAAACCAACTTGTTTCCCTCGGCCGCCGTGGCCTGGAACATTGCCAACGAGTCGTTCCTGCAAGGCTCGGACTGGCTCAACACCCTGAAGCTGCGCGCTAGCCTGGGCCGGGTGGGCAGCACCGCCATTAACCCCTACCAGACGCGTGGGGCGCTCATCACGGGCATCGGCAACGGCTACTATAACTTCGGCACCACCGGCGCGGTAGGCGTAATTCCCTCGGCCATTCCAAACCCGCTATTGGGCTGGGAGTACACCACTACCACCAACTTTGGCCTCGACTTCGGCTTCTTCCAAAACCGCCTCACGGGTAGCGTAGAAGTGTACCAGCAGCGCACCAGCGACCTGCTGCTGCCCGACGCCCTGCCCACGGCCAGCGGCTACGGCTCATTTTTGCGCAACGCGGGCCAGACCCAGAACCGCGGCGTTGAAATCTCGCTAACCACCGTGAACGTGCGGGCCAAAGACCTCGGGGGCTTTGAGTGGAGCACCGACTGGAACTTCACCGTGAACCGCGAGAAAGTGCTTAGCCTGAATCTCTACGATGCCAGCGGTAACCTGCGCGATGACGTGGGCAACCAGCGCTTCATTGGCCAGCCGCTCTACGTAATCTACGACTACCGCAACCTGGGCGTGTGGCAGGCCTCGGAGGCTGACCAGGCTAAGAAGTACGGCAGCAAGGTGGGCCAGATTCACGTGGATGACGTGAACAACGACGGTAAGATTGACGCCAACGACCGCGTGATTGTGGGCTCGCGCCAGCCCAAGTTTGAGGCTGGCCTCACCAACCGCTTCCGCTTCAAGGGCTTTGACTTGACGGTAGTGGCGCTGACCCGCGTGGGGGCCACCGTAGTAGACCCCTACTCGTTTGGCCCCAGCTACTACGCCACGAATACCGGCCGCCGCAACCAGTTGAACTTCAACTACTACTCCACCGGTATTCCCGCTAGCCTCACGCCGGGCACGCCGGGCGGCGTGCCCGCCAACCCCAGCAACGACTACCCCGAACCCGACCAGACCGTGCGCGCCAACGAGTGGCCCACCTACGGCTCGACCCTGGGCTACCACAGCGGCACGTTTATCAAGGTGCGCAGCATCGACCTGGGCTACACGCTGCCGGCGGCCTGGGCTAAAGCGGCTTTCATGAGCAGCACCCGCATTTACGTGCAGGTTCAGAACCCTTACATCTGGGCGGCCGACAAGTACTTCCAGCATAATAAGGCCATCGACCCCGATGCGCTTTCTTACTCAACCCGCTTTGGCGGCGGCGACATCTCGGGCGCCGGTATCACCTTCCAGGGCGGCAGCAACTACCCCGTTACGCGCGCCTTCATCGTGGGCGTAAACCTGGGATTCTAG
- a CDS encoding SDR family NAD(P)-dependent oxidoreductase has protein sequence MTPSLLTADAHAATATTPDAAPQANVFSLAGRVALITGGGTGIGLEIARCMVAAGATVIITGRREAVLHDSAAELGQGAHFLVNDICDLASLDGLVEQVEAEYGPLDILVNNAGINMKKPALEVTDEDFNRIIQTNLNAVFSLTRAAARRMVPRGSGVILMISSMAAYYGIDRVVAYAASKSAVEGMVKVLASEFSSQGVRVNAIAPGFIETEMSRTAMNSDPDRRDRAMRRTPMGKFGEPADIGHAAVFLASEGARYITGVSLPVDGGNSIGF, from the coding sequence ATGACTCCTTCGCTACTCACTGCCGACGCCCACGCGGCCACTGCTACCACTCCCGATGCGGCCCCGCAGGCCAACGTATTCTCGCTGGCCGGCCGGGTAGCTCTCATCACTGGGGGGGGCACCGGCATTGGCCTCGAAATAGCCCGCTGCATGGTGGCGGCCGGGGCCACGGTCATCATCACCGGGCGCCGCGAGGCGGTGCTCCACGACTCGGCCGCCGAGCTGGGGCAGGGGGCGCACTTTCTGGTGAATGACATCTGCGACCTGGCTAGCCTCGACGGACTGGTGGAGCAGGTAGAGGCCGAGTACGGCCCGCTCGATATCCTGGTCAACAACGCGGGCATCAACATGAAAAAGCCCGCCCTCGAAGTAACGGACGAGGATTTCAACCGCATTATTCAGACTAATCTCAACGCCGTGTTTTCGCTGACGCGGGCCGCTGCCCGGCGCATGGTGCCCCGGGGCAGCGGCGTCATTCTCATGATTTCGTCGATGGCCGCCTACTACGGCATCGACCGCGTGGTGGCCTACGCGGCCTCCAAGTCGGCCGTCGAGGGCATGGTGAAGGTGCTGGCTTCTGAGTTTTCGAGCCAAGGCGTGCGCGTGAATGCCATTGCCCCCGGCTTTATCGAAACCGAGATGAGCCGCACGGCCATGAACTCGGACCCCGACCGCCGCGACCGCGCCATGCGCCGCACCCCAATGGGCAAGTTTGGCGAGCCCGCCGACATCGGCCACGCGGCCGTCTTTCTGGCCTCCGAGGGGGCGCGCTACATCACGGGCGTATCGCTGCCCGTGGACGGCGGCAATTCTATTGGTTTCTAA
- a CDS encoding alpha-glucuronidase family glycosyl hydrolase — MLLRNVFLLLLCLMAAVPSRADDGYRLWLKYDRIGNAIERQQYARAAQFVASPGSTPVLRAASAELTRGLGGLLGQAVPTVASAGSRTGGIVLRVDAAASQTVKAEGYRIFSEKNNLVIAGRTDRAVLYGAFALLRQVQTRQPLAGLASSSSPRINFRLLNHWDNPNGTVERGYAGSSIWKWYELPERLDPRYTDYARANASIGINGVVLNNVNASARYLSAEYIGKVAAVAGVLRPYGQRVYLSVMWAAPKVIGGLATADPLDPAVKQWWAAKTDEIYKAIPDFGGFLVKANSEGEPGPQDYGRNHADGANMLAQSLGRHDGVVMWRAFVYKANSNGDRFKEAYEEFQPLDGKFDPKVLVQVKNGPIDFQAREPFHPLFGAMPRTPLLLEVQLTQEYLGFATHLVYLGPLIKEVLEADTYAQGPGSTVARLVDGSLDHHALSGIAGVANIGADRNWTGHPVGQANWYAFGRLAWDHTLSPAAIAREWTRMTLTTEPAAVRTITGLLGQSRSIYVRYTTPLGLHHIMGESIHYGPQPWLAKAGRPDWTAVYYHKADSIGLGFDRTATGSNALALYKPEVQKEWGDARTCPLNYLLWFHHVPWTQPLSTGHTLWSELATRYYTGADSVLWLQQQWAAARPALDPALYADVAARLITQRKEALWWRDACVLYFQTLAKQPIPAPLAPPTRSLADIKRLVQLYQLK, encoded by the coding sequence ATGTTGCTGCGCAACGTGTTTCTGCTTCTGCTGTGCCTGATGGCCGCCGTCCCCAGCCGGGCCGACGACGGCTACCGGCTGTGGCTGAAGTACGACCGTATCGGCAACGCGATTGAGCGCCAGCAGTATGCGCGGGCGGCGCAGTTTGTGGCTAGCCCCGGCAGCACCCCGGTGCTGCGCGCCGCCAGCGCCGAGCTGACGCGTGGGCTAGGGGGGCTGCTGGGCCAGGCCGTGCCGACGGTTGCCAGCGCCGGCAGCCGGACGGGCGGTATTGTGCTGCGCGTGGATGCCGCGGCTAGCCAGACGGTGAAGGCGGAGGGCTACCGCATTTTTTCGGAGAAAAACAACCTCGTTATCGCCGGCCGCACCGACCGGGCGGTGCTCTACGGCGCATTTGCGCTGCTGCGGCAGGTGCAGACGCGCCAGCCGCTGGCGGGCTTGGCTAGCAGCAGCAGCCCGCGCATCAATTTTCGCCTGCTCAACCACTGGGACAACCCCAACGGCACGGTGGAGCGGGGCTACGCGGGCTCCAGCATCTGGAAGTGGTACGAGCTGCCCGAGCGTCTCGACCCGCGCTACACCGACTATGCCCGCGCCAATGCCTCGATTGGTATTAACGGCGTGGTGCTCAATAATGTAAACGCCAGCGCCCGTTACCTCTCGGCCGAGTATATCGGCAAGGTGGCGGCCGTGGCGGGCGTGCTGCGGCCCTACGGCCAGCGGGTGTACCTGTCGGTGATGTGGGCCGCGCCCAAAGTCATCGGCGGGCTAGCCACCGCCGACCCGCTCGACCCCGCCGTGAAGCAGTGGTGGGCCGCCAAAACGGACGAAATCTATAAGGCGATTCCCGACTTTGGCGGCTTTCTGGTGAAGGCCAACTCGGAGGGCGAGCCCGGCCCCCAGGACTACGGCCGCAACCACGCCGACGGGGCCAACATGCTGGCCCAGAGCCTCGGCCGCCACGATGGCGTGGTGATGTGGCGCGCCTTCGTGTACAAGGCCAACAGCAACGGCGACCGCTTCAAGGAAGCCTATGAAGAGTTTCAGCCCCTCGATGGCAAGTTCGACCCCAAGGTGCTGGTGCAGGTGAAAAACGGGCCGATTGACTTCCAGGCCCGCGAGCCGTTTCACCCGCTGTTTGGGGCCATGCCGCGCACGCCGCTGCTGCTCGAAGTGCAGCTCACGCAGGAATACCTGGGCTTTGCCACGCACCTCGTGTACCTCGGCCCGCTCATCAAGGAAGTGCTGGAAGCCGACACCTACGCCCAAGGGCCCGGCTCGACGGTGGCTAGGTTAGTGGATGGCAGCCTGGACCACCACGCGCTCAGCGGCATCGCGGGCGTGGCTAATATCGGCGCCGACCGCAACTGGACCGGCCACCCGGTGGGCCAGGCCAACTGGTACGCCTTCGGCCGGCTGGCCTGGGACCACACGCTGAGCCCGGCCGCCATCGCCCGCGAGTGGACCCGCATGACGCTGACCACCGAGCCGGCCGCCGTGCGCACCATTACCGGCCTGCTGGGGCAGTCGCGCAGCATCTACGTGCGCTACACCACGCCGCTGGGCCTGCACCACATCATGGGCGAGAGCATTCACTACGGCCCGCAGCCCTGGCTAGCCAAGGCTGGCCGGCCCGACTGGACGGCCGTGTATTACCACAAAGCCGACTCCATCGGCCTGGGTTTCGACCGCACGGCCACGGGCAGCAATGCCCTGGCGTTGTATAAGCCCGAGGTGCAAAAGGAGTGGGGCGACGCCCGCACCTGCCCGCTCAACTACCTGCTCTGGTTTCACCACGTGCCCTGGACGCAGCCGCTCAGCACCGGCCACACCCTCTGGAGCGAGCTGGCCACCCGCTACTACACCGGTGCCGACTCGGTGCTGTGGCTGCAGCAGCAGTGGGCCGCCGCCCGCCCGGCCCTCGACCCCGCCCTCTACGCCGACGTGGCGGCCCGCCTCATCACCCAGCGCAAAGAGGCGCTGTGGTGGCGCGATGCCTGCGTACTCTACTTCCAGACGCTCGCCAAGCAGCCCATTCCGGCGCCGCTAGCCCCGCCCACGCGCTCGTTGGCCGACATCAAGCGGCTCGTGCAGCTGTATCAGCTCAAGTAA
- the uxuA gene encoding mannonate dehydratase, whose protein sequence is MLHTMRWFGPNDPVSLFDIRQAGCAGVVSALHQLPVGAVWPVAEIQARQQLIEAGNQTHLPLHWAVVESLPVHEDIKKGRASRAEYIANYQQSLRNLAACGIRTVCYNFMPVLDWSRTDLSYEMPDGSRALRFVWQDFAVFDLCILKRPGAEADYEPAVAEAARRQFASMSPEAVAQLTNTTLLGLPGSEEAFELSTFQDYLNEYKAIDAAALTANLHYFIQQVAPVAEEVGIGLCIHPDDPPFPLLGLPRVVSTEADLAGLLAACNVRANGLTFCTGSLGVRPDNDLAGMVERFGSRIHFVHLRTTKREENPRNFHEADHLAGDVDMYAVVRALVEEELRREAAGEEKAALPMRPDHGHQMLDDLNTNKRTYPGYSAIGRLRGLAELRGLEYGLRRTLTQAEVPATAAYAAR, encoded by the coding sequence ATGCTGCACACTATGCGCTGGTTTGGGCCCAACGACCCAGTTTCGTTGTTCGATATTCGCCAGGCCGGCTGCGCCGGGGTCGTGTCGGCCCTGCACCAACTGCCCGTGGGCGCGGTGTGGCCGGTAGCTGAAATCCAGGCCCGGCAGCAGCTTATCGAAGCCGGTAATCAGACCCATTTACCCCTGCATTGGGCTGTGGTTGAGAGCTTGCCCGTGCACGAGGACATCAAAAAGGGGAGGGCTAGCCGTGCCGAATACATCGCCAATTACCAGCAATCGCTGCGCAACCTGGCGGCCTGCGGCATCCGCACGGTGTGCTACAATTTCATGCCCGTGCTCGACTGGTCGCGTACCGATTTGAGCTACGAAATGCCCGATGGCTCGCGGGCGCTGCGTTTCGTCTGGCAGGATTTTGCCGTGTTTGACTTGTGCATTCTCAAGCGCCCCGGCGCCGAGGCCGACTACGAGCCCGCCGTGGCCGAGGCTGCCCGCCGGCAGTTTGCCAGCATGAGCCCCGAAGCCGTAGCCCAGCTTACCAATACGACCCTGCTCGGCCTGCCCGGCTCGGAAGAGGCGTTTGAGTTAAGCACCTTTCAGGATTATCTGAATGAATATAAGGCGATTGATGCCGCTGCCCTCACGGCCAACCTGCACTACTTCATTCAGCAGGTGGCGCCGGTGGCGGAGGAAGTAGGTATTGGCCTCTGCATTCACCCCGACGACCCGCCTTTCCCGCTGCTGGGCCTGCCGCGCGTAGTGAGCACCGAGGCCGACCTGGCGGGCCTGCTGGCCGCCTGCAACGTGCGCGCCAACGGCCTGACCTTCTGCACCGGCTCGCTCGGGGTGCGGCCCGATAATGACCTGGCCGGCATGGTCGAGCGCTTTGGCTCACGCATCCACTTCGTGCACCTGCGCACCACCAAGCGCGAGGAAAATCCGCGCAACTTCCACGAGGCCGACCACCTGGCCGGCGACGTGGATATGTATGCCGTGGTGCGGGCGCTGGTAGAGGAAGAGCTGCGCCGCGAAGCCGCCGGCGAAGAGAAAGCGGCCCTGCCCATGCGCCCCGACCACGGCCACCAGATGCTCGACGACCTGAATACGAACAAGCGCACCTACCCCGGCTACTCGGCCATCGGCCGCCTGCGTGGCCTGGCCGAGCTGCGCGGCCTCGAATACGGCCTGCGCCGCACCCTGACCCAGGCCGAAGTACCGGCCACTGCCGCCTACGCGGCCCGCTAA